The Candidatus Auribacterota bacterium genome includes a region encoding these proteins:
- a CDS encoding D-alanine--D-alanine ligase, translating to MKKINIAVLMGGRTAEHDISLKSGTMVVNHLDRRRYNVTPVVISRGGLWYVPRRSLGPRGWSPVRGRRERQRFLPVGEALSRLLRTRVDCVFIAMHGPYGEDGTVQGMMEMLDLPYTGSDVCASALAMDKVKAKEVYRCNRIPTPPSLVLDATAWGKERTPHLTRIKRAIGYPCFLKPVRLGSSVGLTICRNQTELLRRMPSSLRYGGRILVEAYVEGRELTCAVLDTPGGKPAIALPPTEIIPQTRAWFDYHAKYTPGASLEITPAPVRKALAARVQDIALRAHHALGCSGMSRTDMIVRRGRLHVLETNTIPGMTQVSLLPQAARAAGLSFPRLLDRIIATAMEAHRRRRRYNLVR from the coding sequence ATGAAAAAAATTAACATCGCCGTGCTCATGGGTGGGCGCACCGCCGAGCATGATATTTCGCTCAAGTCGGGGACAATGGTGGTCAATCACCTGGACCGCAGAAGGTACAATGTCACGCCCGTGGTGATCAGCCGCGGTGGCCTCTGGTATGTCCCCCGGCGCTCTCTCGGGCCGAGGGGATGGTCTCCGGTCCGTGGCCGGAGAGAAAGACAGCGCTTCCTCCCCGTGGGCGAAGCGCTCAGCCGGCTTCTGAGAACCCGGGTTGACTGCGTTTTCATCGCCATGCACGGCCCCTATGGAGAGGATGGGACCGTCCAGGGGATGATGGAGATGCTGGATCTTCCCTACACCGGCTCCGACGTCTGCGCGAGCGCACTCGCCATGGACAAGGTCAAGGCGAAGGAGGTTTATCGTTGCAACCGCATCCCGACGCCGCCCTCACTCGTCCTGGATGCGACCGCTTGGGGAAAGGAAAGGACGCCGCACCTCACCCGCATCAAGCGCGCCATCGGGTACCCCTGTTTCCTCAAGCCGGTCAGACTCGGATCGAGCGTGGGTTTGACGATTTGCAGGAATCAGACTGAACTATTGCGGAGAATGCCGTCCTCGCTCAGATACGGCGGCCGGATACTCGTGGAAGCCTACGTGGAGGGGCGCGAGCTCACCTGTGCCGTCCTCGACACCCCCGGGGGGAAGCCCGCGATTGCCCTCCCCCCCACGGAAATCATCCCGCAGACAAGGGCGTGGTTCGACTACCACGCGAAGTACACGCCGGGGGCTTCACTGGAGATCACCCCCGCCCCCGTCCGGAAGGCGCTCGCCGCTCGGGTGCAGGATATCGCGCTGCGCGCGCACCACGCGCTCGGCTGCTCGGGGATGTCGCGCACCGACATGATCGTGAGGCGGGGGAGGCTCCATGTCCTGGAGACCAATACCATTCCGGGAATGACACAGGTATCCCTCCTCCCGCAAGCCGCACGTGCTGCCGGCTTGAGCTTCCCGAGGCTCCTTGATAGAATTATCGCCACAGCCATGGAGGCTCACCGCCGCAGACGCCGCTACAACCTGGTGAGGTAG
- a CDS encoding dodecin family protein has protein sequence MSKTYKVIEIVGTSPKSFAEATRNAVAEAGKTIKAMGWFEVDRMGGRIEGDKVTEFQAKLKVGFRLLNPEELKK, from the coding sequence ATGTCGAAGACGTACAAGGTGATCGAGATCGTGGGGACCTCGCCGAAGAGTTTTGCCGAGGCCACGCGCAACGCCGTGGCGGAGGCGGGGAAAACGATCAAGGCGATGGGCTGGTTTGAGGTTGATCGCATGGGCGGCCGCATCGAGGGCGACAAGGTAACCGAGTTCCAGGCGAAACTCAAGGTCGGCTTCAGGCTGCTGAACCCGGAAGAGTTGAAGAAGTAG
- a CDS encoding cytochrome c biogenesis protein CcdA, with protein MDYSHVNVPLAFCAGVATFFTPCFLPLLPAYLSFISGVSFSELTRSGRPKREVVLNSIFFILGFSIVFVLLGASITYLGRRLHDYQEWVRAGGGIVIIAFGLYILFGMKMSFIEKERRVHLRSRPAGYLGSMIVGVAFASGWTPCVGPILGSILVCASAAETLRAGIWLLIAYSLGLGVPFLLSAILADEVLSRMARLRNYIRPVSVACGIILVVMGILLIADPLHLLGKI; from the coding sequence ATGGATTACTCCCATGTAAATGTCCCGTTGGCTTTTTGCGCGGGCGTGGCGACCTTCTTCACCCCGTGCTTCCTCCCGCTGCTCCCGGCCTATCTATCGTTTATAAGCGGCGTCTCCTTCAGCGAACTCACGAGGTCAGGAAGGCCGAAAAGGGAGGTAGTGCTGAACAGCATCTTTTTTATCCTAGGTTTTTCAATCGTCTTTGTGCTCCTGGGGGCGTCTATTACCTACCTCGGCAGGCGTCTCCATGACTATCAGGAATGGGTGAGGGCAGGGGGAGGGATCGTCATCATTGCGTTCGGGCTCTACATCCTTTTCGGTATGAAGATGAGTTTCATTGAGAAGGAGAGGAGGGTCCATCTGCGCTCACGACCGGCTGGCTATCTGGGTTCGATGATCGTCGGTGTGGCATTCGCTTCCGGCTGGACCCCCTGCGTCGGACCCATCCTCGGTTCAATTCTCGTCTGCGCGAGTGCCGCCGAGACGCTGAGGGCAGGCATCTGGCTCCTGATCGCGTACTCCCTTGGCCTGGGCGTTCCCTTCCTTCTCTCGGCCATTCTCGCCGACGAGGTCCTGAGCCGGATGGCCAGACTCAGGAACTATATCAGGCCTGTTTCGGTGGCGTGCGGTATCATCCTGGTGGTGATGGGAATCCTCCTGATCGCCGACCCGCTCCATCTGCTTGGAAAAATCTAG
- a CDS encoding AIR synthase family protein: MSPCRSSDKHRRVLPTGKLPPRLLKPQLDRVPSGKGRVLVGPRYGDDATVIDFGDRLLVCTCDPITLASRQIGRYAVHINANDVAVMGARPLWFWVTILLPEGRSDEGLVEDIFSDTRAACAELGIELCGGHTEITAGLARPILSGFMAGEAERARLADKKTIRPGDDIILSRGIAIEGTATIASEQSRRLASLDPALVRRARRLLSDPGISVVREALLAVETAGVHGMHDPTEGGLFTGVREIVEAAGVGVEIAEDQIQVLPETTAICALLGLDPMGLLASGSLLVVCDQGSAKNILRAYHEKEIPARIIGRVKERQCGIMLRGTRGLIPLPEYERDEITKLI, translated from the coding sequence ATGAGTCCTTGCCGATCCTCTGATAAACACCGCCGGGTGCTTCCGACCGGGAAGCTTCCGCCGCGGCTCCTGAAGCCGCAGCTCGACCGCGTGCCATCGGGGAAGGGGCGGGTGCTCGTCGGTCCCCGCTACGGCGATGATGCCACGGTGATCGACTTCGGCGACCGCCTCCTCGTCTGCACCTGCGATCCGATCACCCTCGCGTCAAGGCAGATCGGCCGATACGCCGTCCACATCAACGCCAACGATGTCGCGGTCATGGGCGCCAGGCCCCTCTGGTTCTGGGTCACGATCCTGCTGCCGGAGGGGAGAAGCGACGAGGGTCTCGTGGAGGATATCTTCTCCGACACACGCGCAGCGTGCGCCGAGCTCGGCATCGAGCTCTGCGGCGGGCACACCGAAATCACCGCCGGGCTCGCGCGCCCGATCCTCAGCGGGTTCATGGCAGGCGAGGCGGAGCGCGCGCGGTTGGCAGACAAGAAGACCATCAGGCCGGGAGATGATATCATTCTGAGCCGTGGCATCGCCATAGAGGGCACCGCCACCATCGCCTCCGAGCAGTCCCGGAGACTCGCCTCTCTGGACCCCGCTCTCGTTCGCCGCGCGCGTCGTTTGCTTTCCGATCCGGGAATCAGCGTGGTCAGGGAAGCGCTGCTCGCTGTCGAGACGGCCGGGGTGCACGGCATGCACGACCCCACCGAGGGGGGGCTCTTTACAGGCGTGCGGGAGATCGTCGAGGCGGCCGGCGTCGGCGTGGAAATCGCCGAGGATCAGATTCAGGTGCTCCCCGAGACCACCGCGATATGCGCCCTCCTTGGCCTCGATCCGATGGGTCTCCTGGCCTCGGGTTCGCTCCTCGTCGTCTGCGATCAGGGCAGCGCGAAAAATATTCTCCGCGCGTACCATGAAAAGGAGATCCCCGCGCGGATCATCGGCCGGGTAAAAGAGCGGCAGTGTGGAATAATGCTGAGGGGTACGCGCGGCCTCATCCCGCTGCCCGAATACGAACGGGACGAGATCACAAAACTCATATGA
- a CDS encoding NUDIX hydrolase yields MTRPRSIKGASAENFCMRCGARLVRARREGRVRHACRRCGWIYFKNPSSASAVAIVSDGRVVLVKRRVPPHAGSWCLPAGFQEYDEGPEEAAVREVKEETNLDIRIRKLHTVFFSTAHPGKNTVVHVYLGEKVGGALRPGGDVSDVRVFPLDKLPSRIAFTSHLKVITHIAKRGHRRTTPRKSARRGIPARRCHNEKN; encoded by the coding sequence ATGACCAGACCACGCTCGATCAAAGGCGCATCCGCGGAGAACTTCTGCATGCGGTGCGGGGCTCGCCTCGTCCGCGCGAGGAGGGAGGGCAGGGTCCGCCATGCCTGCCGGCGCTGCGGCTGGATATATTTCAAGAATCCGTCATCGGCGTCAGCGGTCGCCATCGTCTCGGACGGCAGGGTCGTCCTCGTCAAACGCAGGGTCCCGCCGCACGCGGGAAGCTGGTGTCTGCCCGCGGGGTTCCAGGAATACGACGAGGGACCGGAGGAGGCTGCCGTGCGCGAGGTGAAGGAGGAGACGAATCTGGACATCCGCATCCGGAAGCTCCACACGGTCTTCTTCAGCACCGCGCACCCCGGCAAAAACACCGTCGTCCACGTCTATCTTGGAGAGAAGGTGGGCGGCGCACTGCGGCCCGGGGGCGATGTTTCAGATGTCAGGGTGTTTCCGCTCGACAAACTTCCCTCACGCATCGCCTTCACATCGCATCTTAAGGTCATCACGCATATCGCAAAGAGGGGGCATCGACGCACGACGCCACGAAAGAGCGCGCGACGGGGAATCCCCGCGCGCCGTTGCCATAATGAAAAAAATTAA
- a CDS encoding thioredoxin family protein, whose translation MALSPARGIRQVAILRMVVLVTLLSLPCCGDRGDREASGERGDTSGDSRAPRGREVRWHSSLPDALQVAREVKKPLMVDFFSDRCSWCKVLDQKTYTDPAVRSRAEQFVSVKIDLGKDPGPASQYRIMGLPTVLFMNCKGEVIHSVIGFRPPAPFLVEMQKALEKAASAR comes from the coding sequence ATGGCACTATCGCCGGCACGCGGAATCAGACAAGTGGCGATTCTGAGGATGGTGGTGCTCGTCACGCTCCTCTCGCTCCCCTGCTGCGGAGATCGGGGGGACAGGGAGGCGTCTGGAGAACGAGGGGATACGAGCGGTGACTCCCGCGCGCCCCGCGGGAGAGAGGTGCGATGGCACTCTTCGCTCCCCGACGCGCTGCAGGTGGCGAGGGAGGTGAAAAAACCCCTCATGGTGGATTTTTTCTCCGACCGCTGCAGCTGGTGCAAAGTGCTGGACCAGAAGACCTACACCGACCCGGCGGTGCGGAGTCGTGCGGAGCAGTTTGTGTCAGTCAAAATAGATCTGGGAAAGGATCCCGGCCCGGCGTCTCAGTACCGGATCATGGGATTGCCGACGGTCCTCTTCATGAACTGCAAGGGTGAAGTGATCCATAGCGTCATCGGTTTTCGGCCCCCCGCGCCGTTCCTTGTGGAGATGCAGAAGGCCCTCGAGAAAGCAGCATCAGCACGATGA
- a CDS encoding sugar phosphate isomerase/epimerase produces MNTNLFFNVPLEFLLTHEDLMDQYPVNAEVFVDGEDLERVDAKQIERARRLFQEKHLRRRVHGPISEMVLGAFDPRIQDVSRSRFLQAIEFADAIGAESVTLHSGFDTLNKRNCEVRYTENLVSSLRFLSGEASRRKKHLMLENTFEPSPDLLLEALSRVGAANLKLCFDIAHHHVFGRAPLEEWIARCAPWIEEVHITDNRGEWDDHLAPGMGEIDFAAFFRLLKEHAIRPVFTFEPHDVDAFVETLKYITQHQDYFM; encoded by the coding sequence GTGAACACCAATCTCTTCTTCAATGTGCCGCTGGAATTTTTGCTGACGCACGAGGATCTCATGGATCAATATCCGGTGAACGCTGAGGTCTTCGTGGACGGGGAAGACCTGGAGAGAGTTGACGCGAAACAGATCGAGCGGGCCAGGCGGCTCTTTCAGGAGAAACATCTCAGGCGACGTGTCCATGGCCCCATTTCGGAAATGGTGCTCGGCGCATTCGATCCAAGAATACAAGATGTCAGCCGAAGCCGTTTTTTGCAGGCGATCGAATTCGCCGATGCGATCGGCGCCGAATCAGTGACGCTCCATTCCGGCTTTGATACGCTCAATAAGCGCAATTGCGAGGTTCGCTATACGGAGAATCTGGTGTCCTCGTTGCGATTTTTGAGCGGTGAGGCGTCGCGGAGGAAGAAGCATTTGATGCTTGAAAATACCTTTGAGCCGTCGCCTGACCTCTTGCTTGAAGCCCTCTCAAGGGTCGGCGCGGCAAACCTGAAGCTCTGCTTTGATATTGCCCACCACCACGTGTTCGGCAGGGCGCCCCTTGAAGAATGGATCGCGCGCTGCGCTCCCTGGATTGAAGAGGTCCACATCACGGACAACCGCGGAGAGTGGGACGACCACCTCGCCCCGGGGATGGGGGAAATCGATTTCGCCGCTTTTTTCAGGCTGCTGAAAGAGCACGCCATCAGGCCGGTCTTTACCTTCGAGCCGCATGACGTGGACGCGTTTGTCGAAACCCTGAAGTATATCACTCAGCACCAGGACTATTTTATGTAA
- the nfi gene encoding deoxyribonuclease V (cleaves DNA at apurinic or apyrimidinic sites), producing MNYLKLHSWKIGYSQAASIQQALRKRLLLAPPARAPRLIAGADASYGKHSDLFYGAVVVFSLEPWRLVERAFARGRVSFPYIPGLLSFREAPILLRAFKKLKAVPDLIIFDSQGIAHPRGLGLAAHMGLFLNTSTIGCAKSRLVGAYREPGRRTGCRTALTHDGKRIGTVVRTRDGVKPVFVSPGHLMDHRGAVRWVLRCCRGYRLPEPTRHAHILANQIRRGGTARMTG from the coding sequence ATGAATTACCTGAAACTCCATTCCTGGAAGATAGGGTACTCGCAAGCGGCATCGATCCAGCAGGCCCTGAGGAAGCGCCTGCTGCTCGCGCCTCCCGCGAGGGCCCCACGGCTGATTGCCGGCGCGGACGCCTCGTACGGGAAGCACAGCGATCTCTTCTATGGCGCGGTGGTCGTGTTCTCACTTGAGCCGTGGCGGCTCGTCGAACGGGCGTTCGCGCGGGGGCGCGTCTCATTCCCCTACATCCCCGGCCTGCTCAGCTTCAGAGAGGCGCCGATCCTCCTCAGGGCGTTCAAAAAACTCAAGGCCGTGCCCGACCTGATCATCTTCGATAGCCAGGGGATCGCCCACCCGCGCGGTCTCGGCCTCGCCGCCCATATGGGACTCTTCCTCAACACATCCACGATCGGCTGCGCCAAAAGCCGCCTCGTCGGCGCGTACCGGGAGCCCGGCAGGCGCACCGGCTGCCGCACGGCGCTCACGCACGACGGGAAGCGGATCGGAACCGTGGTGCGCACCCGCGATGGGGTTAAACCGGTTTTTGTATCGCCCGGGCACCTGATGGACCACCGAGGGGCAGTGCGCTGGGTACTCAGGTGCTGTCGAGGCTATCGCCTCCCCGAGCCCACCAGGCACGCCCACATCCTGGCAAACCAAATACGGCGGGGGGGAACGGCGCGCATGACGGGGTAA
- a CDS encoding radical SAM protein, protein MPPALRRIVHTIHDDALSGIRQREITCRTILSPSGIPGADYSINPYIGCVHACAYCYAHYMQRYSGHDEPWGSFVDLKVNAPQALIRQLRRMPRASIFMSSVTDPYQPPEQHSRITRRILEILAPLAHSLSIHTKSSLVERDICILRDFKDVSVTFTIVTGDEDAARCIEPRASSVAERLRALEQLSRAGIATSVFIGPIIPLVTERNIERLLVRLSGAGVRRLMLDDLHYFSRIKGRLLPALYAYDRDAARSCTRIPENYYQHVAHIILKFCRTHDMQCVTLF, encoded by the coding sequence ATGCCTCCTGCCCTACGAAGGATAGTGCATACGATACACGATGACGCTTTGAGCGGCATCCGGCAGCGCGAAATCACGTGCCGGACAATACTCAGCCCCTCGGGCATCCCTGGAGCTGATTACTCAATCAATCCCTATATCGGCTGCGTGCACGCGTGCGCCTACTGCTACGCCCACTACATGCAGCGATACTCGGGACACGATGAGCCGTGGGGAAGCTTTGTCGACCTCAAGGTAAACGCTCCCCAGGCGCTCATACGCCAGCTCCGCCGCATGCCGCGCGCCTCCATCTTCATGAGTTCCGTGACCGATCCGTACCAGCCCCCGGAGCAACACTCCCGGATCACCCGGCGCATTCTGGAAATTCTGGCCCCCCTCGCTCACTCGCTCAGCATCCACACAAAATCGTCGCTCGTGGAAAGGGATATCTGCATCCTGCGCGACTTCAAAGACGTCTCGGTCACCTTCACCATCGTCACCGGGGACGAGGACGCGGCCAGATGCATCGAGCCCCGCGCCTCGTCAGTCGCCGAGCGCCTCAGGGCGCTTGAACAACTCTCTCGCGCGGGGATAGCGACATCCGTGTTCATCGGCCCGATCATCCCGCTCGTCACGGAGAGGAATATCGAGCGGCTCCTCGTTCGGCTCTCCGGCGCCGGCGTCAGAAGGCTCATGCTGGACGACCTGCACTACTTCTCGCGTATCAAGGGACGCCTCCTCCCCGCGCTGTATGCGTACGACAGGGATGCCGCGCGGAGTTGCACGCGCATCCCTGAAAATTACTATCAACACGTGGCGCACATTATTCTAAAATTCTGCCGCACGCATGACATGCAATGCGTGACATTGTTCTGA
- the efp gene encoding elongation factor P, with amino-acid sequence MADAVDLRKGTAILYQGAVHVITEYQHVTPGNWRAYVQATMRNVKTGNSVQTRFRSTEQVDIVELENKKLQYVYRDSQGYNFMNLEDFGNIILSHAIVGDAARYLKEGDEVEALFHKDEPIELDLPTSVVLKVVKTIPGFKGDSVTNLQKPATLETGYELNVPLFIKEGDRLRIDTRTGEYTGRE; translated from the coding sequence ATGGCAGACGCTGTTGACTTGAGAAAAGGGACGGCGATCCTGTACCAGGGCGCGGTTCATGTAATCACCGAGTACCAGCACGTCACGCCGGGGAACTGGCGTGCATACGTCCAGGCAACCATGCGCAATGTCAAAACGGGCAACTCGGTGCAGACGCGCTTCAGATCCACAGAGCAGGTTGATATCGTGGAGCTCGAGAACAAGAAATTGCAGTACGTCTACCGGGATTCCCAGGGTTATAACTTCATGAACCTGGAGGATTTCGGCAACATCATTCTCTCCCATGCTATCGTAGGCGATGCGGCCAGGTATCTCAAGGAGGGAGACGAGGTCGAGGCCCTCTTCCACAAAGATGAACCGATCGAACTCGATCTCCCGACCAGCGTCGTCCTCAAGGTCGTGAAGACCATTCCGGGCTTCAAGGGGGATTCAGTCACCAACCTGCAAAAACCCGCAACGCTCGAAACCGGGTATGAACTGAACGTGCCGCTCTTCATCAAGGAGGGAGACCGCCTCCGCATCGACACCCGCACGGGAGAGTACACCGGGAGAGAATAA